GCAGGAATCTAtcatttgtttcaaatatttgacATGCATGTCTATGTTACTACTAAGGTTGTGACACTTTTGCTGTCACAATAGCAAACATATTTTGatctttttgttttagttaGAATGTAATGACAATTCATGTTAATATCTAGCAGAAATTAAGGGAAGATAGCTAGATAATTCTAGAATGAAATGTAACTAGTAGTGGAGCGTAAAATCAGCTCATGATTAGGTAACTAATCTCCAATAGTGGTTGTAGCAGTTAGTTCCTTATTTTTGTAACTTTATATATGAATGTTTGAGGAATGAATAAGTATGTATTTGCGCCACTCTTgcttgtttttcttctcttaaaaaCGTATATAAGCTTACAAATAGTATCAAAGCTTTAAAGTTTATAGAGGGACCgtgagaagagaagaaaaccgACAAGTTTTACTTGATAAAAAGCTAAAAAACCCCAGATTTCGATCGTGGCTTCAAGTGGTTTTGTAGCACCTTCaattccttttttttgtttggagaAAATTATGTTGTTTGGGTTGTGAAAATGAAGACATATTTGAGGGGTCTCAACCTATGGGAAGTAGTAGAAACAGGTAGAGACCCTCCACCACTCAGAGCCAATCCCATAATAGCACAGATAAAACACTATGCTGAAAGGTCAAAATAGCACAAATAAAGCACTCTGTTGAAGAGTCAACAAAGAAATTCTAGGTCTTATTATACCTGCAAGCAGCAAGGCTATTTTTGACATAATTATAGCCTGCGAGTCGCCTAACAAAGCTTTAGGCAAACTCAAGGAGTTTCAAGGCAGTGACAAAACTAGGCAATGCAAATCTTGAATCTTCGAAAGAATTTGAGCTACTCAGAATAAAGGATTTTGAGACTGTTAAACATCATGCAGATAGCCTCTTAAgagtgattaataaaataaagctaTTGGGTGAAGAATTGACTGACAAGAGAATTGTGTCACTGCCTTGATAGCTACTTGCAGCTCAAAATTCCTTGAAGGTATTCCCACTAAGCGTAAAATCAGTTTTCCTTCGTAActactttattttattgaatattaattaaaatagcttttttttttctctcgtATATTTGTgtagtaactttttttttcttattttatatatatatatatatatatatatatatatatatagagtcaaaatataaaatatctaaaataccttttaaaatttaatctatttaattaaGACTAAACTTACTCAATTAAGACATAAAACTTACCAACTCACTCAACTAATGCATAAAACTCACCACCACCGCTAAATAGCCAAGGCATCATCGCTCCGTCATGGATAGATCAGGTCGGTCAACATGTCACCGTTACCGATGTCGTAACAATGATTCagagagaaatttaaaaattcatgcAGACTTGGCCGGCCAAGAATCTGGTTTGGAAAGTTGTGGGTGATAGTAGAGTTGTTTTGGCTCAGAAAGCTCTATGAGTTCTAAGCGAGGTAGAGACAACAAGTTCATGAGTAGTTATAGAGCGACAGCCAAGAAATGGGCAGAGAATCAAAGGGGTGGAAGTGTGAGTGGGACAGCGAAAGATTAGAGCTTGATCGGAAATTAAAAGACCAGATGAATCAAAACTATGAAAATAAAGCACACGATATAATGCATGCGGATGTGTTGAAAGCTTTGTTACAAGCATTGAAGAGAACAGAGGAGGCATATTTGGATATAGCAGATAAGATGGTGATGGAAAATGGGGAATTGGCGTTGATGGGTTCTTGTGCCCTTGTAACGTTGATGATGGGAGAATATGTCTATGTCATGAATGTGGGTGATAGTAGAGCAGTTTTGGCTCAGAAAGCTAAAccagaatttaaaaaaaaaaaaaaaaattcaggcAGACTTGGCCAGCCAGCCAAGCTACGTGGCCATAGCCGGCCGGCCAACCCTAAATCTTAAAATCAAAAGCActcaaacaacataaaatcaagAAAACATTTACTTTCCATTTGATCTACTGAACTTTTCTGATTGTTTATATAGtagtttatcaaatttaactttaaaataattacttttattaAGTGATCAtgaattatcatataaatatgctctctaacaaaataaataacattacaAATGTAtagatctaaaatttatttggattttttttgtcttaattataatattttaacaactttcttttatttatttttttggctaaAATATTATTCGAAATGAATCACAAATACTTTTTGTCGGGTGACTCTtctatttttaaagataaaggcaaactaaaaaatagttatatttgtataataagaaaaaatgtgactatatatgtataaaaaacaaaaaaggtgaCTATTCTAATTAATATTCTTGATTTTactatcatatttatttttttaattagtatttatttggttgatttttatattaaaatatataatcggtaaacaaaaaattagatattaatatgCATAGAATAGTATTATGTGcataacttttatatacaaataataatatatccttatatgattgaataattgaaaattaaagataaaacaacactcaatcatatgaaaatatattattgtttatacacaaaattgtGCACATAATTTTACATGGAAACCTCAAAGGGAAGtctttatatttgtaattgttgcGAAGAAAATCTTGGTCCCTCCAAGCCATTGCTCCTTTAGATTTCTCCAAATGACAGATGACTAAGAAATTATGAACCACATGAATTTGTGCACTTTGAGCACCTCACAATCGTGTGACCATATCCACTTTGTTAAAATCAGAAAATCCAAGCAAGAAGAATTTCAAAGACCAAGGCcacatcttcttcttctcattgCTATTCACACCTTATCAAAGCTCTACAGGAGAAGAGAACAAGGACAAGAATGGCTCTGGGGAAGTGTTTTCAACTTAACACAATGTATAGTACTAGAACTGGTGTGGTGCAATGCTGCCAACCATTATCGTCTATTGAAAAGCTTCATATTCCCACCAATAAAGGATTCAATAAATCCAATTTATCATTCACTTCACCACCTTCATCTCTCATTCATTTCAGAAACCCCTTGATTGTTTGCAAAGCTCGGGAAGCTGTGGATGAAGGTAAATTTTAATTCTCCCATATCATTAATTGGAAAAAGTTGAACAACAGTTGGCGTATTTGCATGCAGTTCCAAGTGGTGACAGATTCAAGCTGGGCAAAACAGGTAATAGGCAGTGATAACCCAGTTCTAGTGGAGTTTTGGGCGCCTTGGTGTGGACCATGCCGAATGATAGCCCCTATCATCAATGAATTAGCCACAGAATATGCAGGGAAGATTTCTTGTTTTAAGCTCAACACTGATGACTGTCCAAATATTACAACTCAATATGGCATTAGGAGCATTCCCACTGTGCTCTTCTTAAAAAATGGAGAGAAGAAAGAGAGTGTTATTGGAGCTGTGCCCAAGTCTATTTTGCCTGCAACTATAGACAAATATCTTGACAATTAAAAATTCTGTCTTTTTAAGGctgtataaataacattaatgCAAGTTATCATTCATTTCCTAGTGTAAGAGTTTCTACTCTTGAATATGTAAATACTATAACGAGCTCATTTTCCTTATCTCTGTATGTAGCAATAAAACCATATGcagaaaaaatactataaagcaattgaattaatattttgattgagATTGAAACGAGTGGTGAAACAGAGAGGATGGaagaaatctttaaaataatagcTCTAAAGAAGAGATGAGGAAGTAGTAGTACACTGATAAAGCTACCAGACAAAGCCAGAAAATACACTCCCTAGTTTACAAACGACCAAGACGGGATAAATTGAACAAGAAAAGCACAACCTCAACCATTACTAGAATAACAGTTGACCCTCTTTCTCGAATTCCCATCCCAAAGATTGTTAGTGGAATTATGTACTATATTGAATCATAAATCTGGAAAAATAATTAGAAGAAATGATGCCACTCAGGAAcatttcattgataaaacaCTATGCTATATGTTTTACTTTTCGAATTAGTACAAAGCGGGAGGGAATGGTTGCCCTTCACTATATGTCATGTACCAATGTTGTGATCTGCAGAGGGCCACCAGGCAAGCAAATTTGCCAATTCTGATTCTCTTTCTCATGCCGAGATGCTGCTGCATATGCGGAGCCATAAGCAACAATCCAGAAACATCATTTGTCCAGTAGATCCTCTTATGGGGATGGTTTCCAATCAAATTGAAGATTATTAAAACCATTAACAGCTCCAAGACCATTAAGTAGCTGGTTCCCCAAATCCTGCTGTTGATGATTCATGCTTTGATCTCGAGGAGGAATTGTTGTCATGCCTACCCTTCCGTTCATCATGGAGTTATTACCCATTGCATTTCTTATTCCATTAACCATTGCAGACTGGCCAAGTCCGCCACTCATGTTGCCAAATCCGGCACTCCCAATACCTGAATTATTGTTGACCGTCCCATTTCCCACCAAGCCATTACCAGTGTTGAGAACTGTATTGTTACCGGTTGGTAAGATCCCATTAACATTTTTAACATCATTTCCCATTGAACCAACACCTACCACGCCGCCACCACCATTAAGTTGGCTGGACATTATCATTTCCTGTATGATTTTCTGAACAGCACTTTGAGAGTCACTTGGGTCAGTCTCAGTAGAAAGAGCTGGTTGTGGGATATTGGCTGGTGAACTTGTAGAACTCATGTGATTGGCAGCTGTTAAGGCACTGTGAGATGTTTGCGGAGGATTGTTAGATGAGGGTGTTGGTGATTGAAATGGTGAAGGGTTTTGTGCCTGAGCGATAATAGTATTAGAAGATCCAGGCGATGAAATCTGTACTGAAACTCCACCATAAGGACTGGTTGCATTATTCATAGTACTCTGCTGTCTAGAGTTCATTGACTTTTGGTGAAGAAGTCCAACAATTGTGCTGGCCGAGTTGGATGCAGATGCAGGGTTGATTGAGTTATTTACACTAGCCACACCATTGCTAGCAGCAATTTGCATTGCATTGGCCTGGACAGAGCTCTGATCGCCATTTGAGTTTGGGGCCACTGATTGCTGTTGCTGTAACTGATCCTCAGGCTGTTGTGTTTGACTGTGAAACCCAGAAGAAGCGCTTGTTCGTCGGGGGAACTTAGCCAAGCTCTCTGCCAAGAATTAAACCACATGATACTTAGCATATCCTGAATTTTCCTTGAGACCAAATTAATGTAAAACTAGAACTATCGAGTTTTCAAGTCACAGAAGTATTTTATTTCTCtatattacttatttatttcttttacattACTTATAAAATCATGATGGATAAAAAATGGTTTCACGCAACCACATGGAGAAAGCACCCCTTTTTATAGCTTCTCACTAGCACTAAAAGTAGTGAGTCTACATTCAAAACATCACAATTACTGGATAAGAATCAAGGCAAGGTGAATGAAGAGACTTAAAAGATTCTCTAAATACCTTCTCACTACATGTCCAGCCAAAAACAGTAGacaaatgaaaaaagagaaaaatgataatgataatgataatgtaGTTTTTCAATTCTTACCCATAGGTCCAATCCCTGTCTTTCGACTGTAGTCAATCAAATCTTTCATACTATTAACCACTTCTGATATCTGTAAAATGGCCATAAAGTGACAAAACAATCAAGAAGGCAACAAACAGACTTTGATAATATAGTTTTTCAAACAAGTAATTTTACAACAGTTCTGGCCAATCATTTCTACCACATCCATGACTTactaaaagataaagaaaagaaaaaactatgGCAGTGAAACTgagttaattaaataaaaaactgaTGCAATCTGACATGAAAAGTTAATGATTGTAAGaacattttctattttcatcAATATGACAAAGGTTTAGTAcgttaattatataattaatatttatcacTAATATACATTAAGTATCGAGCAAACATTAAGTAATTTCTCCTAAGCAGCAGAAAACAAATATCCAGCCCAAATTCACTGAACAAAGCAATCAATGCCTCAAAAATTTAAGACATTTATTTTTCCCAAAAATTAGCACCTTAAACATCTCCTGTTACTCAGCAACTGGATATTGCAAAACAAGGAAAATAccacaattaataaatatggaCCTGATACGTGTCATTAGTCATTACACCATATTGACCAGAAAAGATAAAGGACATCACCTGAAGACATCGAACATATCTCTTTGTATACCCTAAATCATTAACCAATGGCACTTCCAATGCTTTTGCCAATTGCCGAGCCGATGCAACAAACCTAAGCAGAAAATCTcattataatcataataaagCATTACAGATAAGACATTATAGAAAAACAGAAATTCAATCAGCCATTATTAATGAGCAACAACCCttaattatatcttaatttCCTTAAAGAAAAACTCCTTTTCCTACATACAACAGATGGTAACCATGGGTGAGGCTGTCTTGCACTGAATGTCACCTATCTTCCTGGTATGTCACAGCATCCATGTTAGAACACAGCCCATTCCCAAATATTTAATTCCTGTTAAATCTGACTAGTTCTCTAGCTCAGTGTCTACATATAAAATTGCATGTCagaaatgaagagaaagaacaATTATTCTCCAATGCTTCTGGAACATGCTCAAAGAAATCAAGATAAAACAAGGTTAAATTTATCGATTATTTGAAGTTAGCAAAAACATCATTTGATTGTCCAATTTCAACTGTGCTCCAGACATGTCTAGTACAAATgccaaaatgaaaaaattttccaCATAGAAGATGACAGTTTCACATGTTATTAAATTTCCAACTCAAAACTTAAACACCGAAGTAACAGCAGAAAGGTTAGGATGAATTATAGATAAAGTGAAAAAAGCAACAACAGACTTACATAGtacaattattttgtaattcAGGGACAGATAAACTAGATGATGCATTTTGAGTAGCAGCCTGGTATTTTTGAGCTGCCGAACCAAGCTGAGTAACCTGCTCAACAGATAATAACCAGACAGATATGAACCATGCCCACTAAGTAGcaagatttaaacaaaattccCATATGCATCACAACATCCACTGAAAACCTTTAACCTTCAAATTTATTCTAAATTGTTGTAGAGAATAGAAATTGAGGATTCTTTGGACAGATAAATCCGAGTTGTTAAAGTAATAAGGGTCCAGACACAGGAAAGATTCAAcacaattggaaaaaaaaaaaaaactgaatatGTGAAATGCCAATGAGAcagaataaaaaaggaaaaatagttttaaatatccaaaatgAAATCATTAATGGAGCATTTTGCTTTTCATCTCATTAAAAAGCTTTCTTATGCAGCCCTAAATGAAACGGTTGAACCCTTAATTTATAAGAGAGGCTCCAATTAAACGATATTTCACTCAATCAAGGAAAACATTAGAAAGCTTCTTgtcaataaaaaggaaaattttggaaaataaaatagctTGATAAATAACCTGTGGTATCAGCAATCTTCGTGGGATAAGCTCTTCATGACGCCGAGCACAAAACTCCCAAGAACATATCTAGCAGAAAGAACGAAAGGATAAAAATCAGAAGAATGTAAAAACAGTTACAAAGTCTCACAAGCAATCGTTAAAAACCAAAAGTCATTAGTTCACCCTGTACCTTCAGATCTGGAGAAAAAACTATCCGAAGTTGACCATCACGAACAACACGAAGTTGCTCGAAAACACTTTCCTGTATTGCTTTTGCATAGTCCAGGACAATTTGACCAGATGAATTATGATATTCACGGGGCATATCAACATAAAGAAGCTCTTCCAAAGTACCACTttcatatttgattttaaagagCCTAGGAAGAACCTCAACAGTTGCTTCTGTTAAACAGAAAACATAAATAAGGAAAGCATAAGAAACTAGCTGCAAGTTACCCTCTAAGCCTAGGATTTCAAAACATgcacagaaaagaaaaattttggaaacACAATGACAAAGGCATACCGAAACCACGGCCTGGTTTGCGATTACATATCTCACAATGCCATACATCCTGCAAAATTACTGAGTACGATTATCATTACAGTAAACACCAGCAGTTGGCATTTTCAAGCAAGTAAAAACAGgtaatataagataattttgatcCATGTGCTAGAGACACTTAAAAGCACAGAAGCACTAAAACAGAATGAAGAAGTTGAGACACAACATcgacaatataataaaaagagcAAGCAGCAAGACATACAAACAATTAAACTCATTCAATCATTTATACAAAAGACACCAGCTAAGATGAGGTCAACAGCATCTAGTCATCCTAAACAGCAAGAGTCCAAAACCCAAGATTTCTTATGCAACAAACCTGAGGAAAAACTCCAGTTGTTTGCCGGCCACTTCCATACATGGACACACACCACTTCTTCTTGGCGTTAGGAGCAAAGTACTCAGCAACAAATTTTCTCCAAAAATCAATGTTGTTGTCCTGCACAAAAATGATGAGACAAATTAGCAACAATTGTAGCCATgcacaataaattaaaaatatacatcATCTATATGAGATCTTACATCAGGTCTATGTTGTTGTTGATACATATAAAGTGTCAAACGGCGGGCACACATCCCTGGTTCATATACAGGTTTCACAGGAGATCTCATAGACAAATTCTGCTGTTGAAAAAATGGCTGTGGCAATTGGGAACGTTGTTGAGGCATTGCCTTCAAGAGTTGTTGCTGGTGATGTTGCAGTTGCAAGAATCTTTGTTGCTGTAAAAGGTTAATTTGGGCAACAGCCTGCTGAGAAGACTGCCTGGACATGTGAAGGAATTGCTGttgctgttgttgttgctgctgctgctgttgctgttgttgttgatgatgcaAAAACAGTGACTGATCTGAATGTTGAGGCTCCATTTTTACCGGTGCCAGATTTCTCATTGTCGGAATCTGTTGTGGTTCCAATTTCACTGTACCAAGGTTCCTCAATGGTTGCAACtgttgctgctgctgttgtGTTCCATGTTGATCGTGACCCACCTGTGGCTCCAACTTAACTGGTCCAACACCAGCTAATCCCCGAATCGATTGATACTGTTGTTGCTGTGGCACCTGTTGTGTGTTGTGAGCAGCAGAAAATTGCTGCATCGGTTGCTGACCATGCTGAAAATTTTGAGGTTCAAGCTGCTGTGACTGCTGTTGATCAGGTAACTGATTACCAGAAGGGTTTGAGAATTGCTGACCCTGAATTTGACCAGATGAACCAGGACTCACCAAGTTCGATGGTACAAATGATGATGGAGCATTAAACCCCATTCCATTACCAACACCTGAAAGTGGATCAGACTCAGCCCCACTATCCATACTGCCATGCTGATTATCCCCAGGGCCAGAAAGCCCTGGATTTGGACCACCATTACCAAATGACTGATTTAGTAGTGAAGTCACATTGGGAACACTTCCAAGCATATTCATGTTATTGTACTGTGTCCGTGGCGACATTAGCGATGGGAATGCTGCTTGGGAAGGCAAAGGACCACCCTGACCTCCCAGCATTCCTGAGTTTGAACGCAAAAGAGAAGGTGAAACAGACTGGGCACCGCCAATTGGAGCCTGGCCTGGTGGTACCATTCTTTGAGAATAACAAGAATCTATAAGCACTCAGTGAAAGCTACAACTATACCTAAAATAACATGAAACCAGAcactaattaaaattacac
This is a stretch of genomic DNA from Mangifera indica cultivar Alphonso chromosome 11, CATAS_Mindica_2.1, whole genome shotgun sequence. It encodes these proteins:
- the LOC123229030 gene encoding thioredoxin 1-like — protein: MALGKCFQLNTMYSTRTGVVQCCQPLSSIEKLHIPTNKGFNKSNLSFTSPPSSLIHFRNPLIVCKAREAVDEVVTDSSWAKQVIGSDNPVLVEFWAPWCGPCRMIAPIINELATEYAGKISCFKLNTDDCPNITTQYGIRSIPTVLFLKNGEKKESVIGAVPKSILPATIDKYLDN
- the LOC123229029 gene encoding transcriptional corepressor SEUSS-like, with protein sequence MVPPGQAPIGGAQSVSPSLLRSNSGMLGGQGGPLPSQAAFPSLMSPRTQYNNMNMLGSVPNVTSLLNQSFGNGGPNPGLSGPGDNQHGSMDSGAESDPLSGVGNGMGFNAPSSFVPSNLVSPGSSGQIQGQQFSNPSGNQLPDQQQSQQLEPQNFQHGQQPMQQFSAAHNTQQVPQQQQYQSIRGLAGVGPVKLEPQVGHDQHGTQQQQQQLQPLRNLGTVKLEPQQIPTMRNLAPVKMEPQHSDQSLFLHHQQQQQQQQQQQQQQQQFLHMSRQSSQQAVAQINLLQQQRFLQLQHHQQQLLKAMPQQRSQLPQPFFQQQNLSMRSPVKPVYEPGMCARRLTLYMYQQQHRPDDNNIDFWRKFVAEYFAPNAKKKWCVSMYGSGRQTTGVFPQDVWHCEICNRKPGRGFEATVEVLPRLFKIKYESGTLEELLYVDMPREYHNSSGQIVLDYAKAIQESVFEQLRVVRDGQLRIVFSPDLKICSWEFCARRHEELIPRRLLIPQVTQLGSAAQKYQAATQNASSSLSVPELQNNCTMFVASARQLAKALEVPLVNDLGYTKRYVRCLQISEVVNSMKDLIDYSRKTGIGPMESLAKFPRRTSASSGFHSQTQQPEDQLQQQQSVAPNSNGDQSSVQANAMQIAASNGVASVNNSINPASASNSASTIVGLLHQKSMNSRQQSTMNNATSPYGGVSVQISSPGSSNTIIAQAQNPSPFQSPTPSSNNPPQTSHSALTAANHMSSTSSPANIPQPALSTETDPSDSQSAVQKIIQEMIMSSQLNGGGGVVGVGSMGNDVKNVNGILPTGNNTVLNTGNGLVGNGTVNNNSGIGSAGFGNMSGGLGQSAMVNGIRNAMGNNSMMNGRVGMTTIPPRDQSMNHQQQDLGNQLLNGLGAVNGFNNLQFDWKPSP